In Arachis stenosperma cultivar V10309 chromosome 1, arast.V10309.gnm1.PFL2, whole genome shotgun sequence, one DNA window encodes the following:
- the LOC130977047 gene encoding uncharacterized protein LOC130977047 has translation MPIGLSPFRLVYGKACHLSVEIEHKAYWVVKECNSSLGGRIERKLQLVELECLRLEAYENSRLYKERIKPVHDKNIRRREFRAGELVLLYNSRLRLIPEKLRLRWEGPYRMEKAEPYGVYHLRHPSSPDIFKVNGHCLKLYHREKMKRNKEVEVFLLEDAPNGKKN, from the coding sequence ATGCCAATTGGCCTGAGCCCCTTTCGGTTGGtctatggaaaagcttgtcatctaTCGGTGGAGATAGAGCATAAGGCATATTGGGTCGTCAAAGAGTGCAATTCAAGTTTGGGGGGAAGAATTGAAAGAAAGCTACAGTTAGTGGAATTGGAGTGTTTGAGATTGGAAGCCTATGAGAATTCTAGACTCTACAAGGAAAGGATCAAACCCGTGCATGATAAGAatataagaagaagagaatttaGAGCCGGTGAACTCGTCCTTCTCTACAATTCAAGATTGAGGTTGATACCTGAGAAATTGAGATTAAGATGGGAAGGACCCTATAGAATGGAGAAAGCGGAGCCATATGGGGTCTATCACTTGCGTCATCCATCAAGCCCCGACATCTTCAAGGTTAATGGGCATTGTCTGAAGCTATACCATAGAGAAAAGATGAAAAGAAACAAGGAGGTTGAGGTGTTCCTTTTGGAGGATGCACCTAATGGCAAAAAAAATTGA